A genomic segment from Brevundimonas mediterranea encodes:
- a CDS encoding DUF1624 domain-containing protein: MMSTAATLAPASVAPPEQVRSGGRIRSIDALRGLVILLMLVDHAREFFFIHAQVSDPMNLETTSPALFFTRLSAHLCAPVFIALTGLGAWLYGNGRGGGAVGARAASDFLLKRGLFLVVLELTLVGFGWSFSFTPQIIYLQVIWAIGLSMIALAALVHLPRPVLIAVGLVIVLGHNLLDPITIAAGQPGHVLWAVLHDRTLIDLPWGGQVRTSYPLLPWIGVAALGYGIGPWFVGDASLRLRRLVLTGLTALTLLIVLRGLNVYGDPTPWAVQATPLHTVMSVLNLTKYPPSADFILLTLGLGALFLAGLEQAPSRLTGVLAVFGGAPLFFYLIHIYGLHLVYLSALALFGANQGDGFGVPNVAWLWLLAAGVAVPCWYACRWFAGVKRRSPHAWMKYL, translated from the coding sequence ATGATGTCAACCGCCGCAACGCTTGCGCCCGCTTCCGTCGCCCCGCCCGAACAGGTCCGTTCGGGCGGCCGTATCCGTTCCATCGACGCCCTGCGCGGCCTGGTCATCCTGCTGATGCTGGTGGACCACGCGCGGGAGTTCTTCTTCATCCACGCCCAGGTCTCGGACCCGATGAACCTGGAGACGACGTCTCCGGCCCTGTTCTTCACCCGGCTGTCGGCCCATCTGTGCGCACCGGTGTTCATCGCCCTGACGGGACTGGGCGCCTGGCTTTACGGCAACGGCCGAGGGGGAGGGGCGGTCGGCGCACGGGCGGCGTCCGACTTCCTGCTGAAACGCGGCCTGTTTCTGGTGGTGCTGGAACTGACGCTGGTCGGCTTCGGCTGGAGCTTCTCCTTCACGCCCCAGATCATCTATCTCCAGGTCATCTGGGCCATCGGCCTGTCGATGATCGCCCTGGCCGCCCTGGTGCATCTGCCGCGTCCGGTCCTGATCGCCGTGGGGCTGGTCATCGTCCTGGGCCACAATCTGCTGGATCCCATCACGATCGCGGCGGGCCAGCCGGGTCATGTCCTGTGGGCGGTGCTGCACGACCGCACCCTGATCGACCTGCCCTGGGGCGGTCAGGTGCGGACCTCCTATCCCCTGCTGCCCTGGATCGGGGTGGCGGCCCTGGGGTACGGGATCGGACCGTGGTTCGTCGGGGATGCGTCGCTGCGTTTGCGGCGACTGGTCCTGACCGGCTTGACCGCCCTGACGCTGCTGATCGTGCTCCGGGGCCTCAATGTCTACGGCGACCCGACGCCCTGGGCCGTCCAGGCCACGCCGCTGCACACCGTCATGAGCGTGCTGAACCTGACCAAATATCCGCCGTCGGCCGATTTCATCCTGTTGACGCTGGGCCTCGGCGCCCTGTTTCTCGCAGGCCTGGAACAGGCGCCGTCCCGATTGACGGGCGTTCTGGCCGTGTTCGGCGGGGCGCCGCTGTTCTTCTATCTGATCCACATCTACGGGCTGCACCTGGTCTATCTGTCGGCCCTGGCCCTGTTCGGCGCCAATCAGGGCGACGGCTTCGGCGTGCCGAACGTCGCCTGGCTGTGGCTGTTGGCCGCCGGGGTCGCCGTGCCCTGCTGGTACGCCTGCCGCTGGTTTGCCGGCGTCAAACGGCGCAGCCCGCACGCCTGGATGAAATACCTGTGA
- a CDS encoding glycosyltransferase family 4 protein, with amino-acid sequence MRIAVILPRGCDFCPEKGNSMETVVRTLSGYSRLQAAVTLICDAGGPTPAGTHTLTVPAGLGRKARNAAVGRILTTLNPAVVEYHQQLKAASEMTRSLPQATHVLYRHTRIRPAHNPIDAWRYGRRLARFDRLVFVSEAAGQEFAADYPRLADRVAVVSNPIDVEAWRADPETREKLILFCGRALPEKGLDLFCQALAETLDRHPDWRGALVLGEWDRNSDWAEPHVRLLDRFGDRVEIHKSASLVQVQAVTRRAAIAATPSRVREAMGLTALEAHAAGAALISSGRGGLREASGDHAVYVGVEDARSLADAMNRLIEDPQARLALARGGQAFVEQVHSPAARAAELDALRETLADRSGAGQPRRRRFWPSALPGLGVSRRGRSFP; translated from the coding sequence ATGCGTATCGCCGTCATCCTGCCGCGAGGCTGCGACTTCTGCCCTGAGAAGGGCAATTCGATGGAAACCGTGGTCCGCACCCTGTCGGGCTACAGCCGGCTTCAGGCGGCCGTGACCCTGATCTGCGACGCGGGCGGCCCGACGCCGGCCGGTACGCACACCCTGACCGTTCCGGCGGGCCTGGGGCGCAAGGCGCGCAATGCCGCGGTGGGGCGGATTCTGACGACCCTGAACCCGGCCGTCGTCGAATACCACCAGCAGCTCAAGGCGGCGTCCGAAATGACCCGCAGCCTGCCCCAGGCGACCCATGTCCTGTACCGCCACACGCGGATCCGACCCGCGCACAATCCGATAGACGCCTGGCGCTACGGCCGTCGGCTGGCCCGTTTCGACCGTCTGGTCTTCGTCAGCGAGGCCGCGGGTCAGGAGTTCGCGGCCGACTATCCGCGCCTGGCGGACCGGGTGGCGGTCGTGTCCAATCCCATCGACGTCGAGGCCTGGCGGGCTGATCCAGAGACGCGCGAGAAACTGATCCTGTTCTGCGGCCGCGCCCTGCCGGAAAAGGGGCTGGACCTGTTCTGCCAGGCTCTGGCCGAGACGCTGGACCGTCATCCCGACTGGCGCGGCGCCCTGGTGCTGGGCGAATGGGACCGGAACAGCGACTGGGCCGAGCCCCATGTGCGGCTGCTGGACCGGTTCGGCGATCGGGTCGAGATCCACAAGTCGGCGTCGCTGGTCCAGGTGCAGGCCGTGACGCGCCGCGCCGCCATCGCCGCCACGCCGTCGCGCGTCCGCGAGGCCATGGGGCTGACCGCGCTCGAGGCGCACGCGGCCGGGGCGGCCCTGATTTCGTCGGGACGCGGCGGCCTGCGTGAGGCCAGCGGCGACCACGCGGTCTATGTCGGGGTTGAGGACGCCCGGTCCCTGGCCGACGCCATGAACCGGCTGATCGAGGACCCGCAGGCGCGTCTGGCCCTGGCGCGCGGCGGCCAAGCCTTCGTCGAACAGGTCCATTCTCCGGCCGCCCGTGCGGCGGAACTGGACGCGCTGCGCGAAACCCTGGCGGACCGGTCCGGCGCCGGCCAGCCCCGGAGGCGGCGGTTCTGGCCGTCGGCGCTGCCCGGGTTGGGCGTGTCGCGCAGGGGCCGTTCCTTCCCCTGA
- a CDS encoding sensor histidine kinase → MARLRRDVGRAADGSTVRLFLLLLVGAMAAAAVTFLALQVGHHRGLKRAHEFTTAERIGDLAQSDDDPAAGVAAGLPPARGQRLGPPDAALTQAVAAALDRRGVSGVTVRAYEAADAVCGADPGERLRCRILTLTPDGGPAMAPVAVSLPAAPRPWSLGGESAALLAAGLAAVIATAWLASHRAAAPLARLSAGALALGRDLDRPPLVEEGAREVRQAAAALNVMQTRLRAMIAERTRVLAAVAHDLQTPLTRMRLRVEKIGDDGLRAQLIADLAAMQHLVREGLDLARIETAPEPVVPVDLDALLSALCEDAADAGQPVVFAQGCGAVLPTRPQALRRCLTNLIDNAVRHGGGATVSAMVEGTTTRLAVRDHGPGVPEDRLEALFEPFYRLDPSRSRDSGGTGLGLTIARRMAEVAGGRLTLANAGDGGLEAVVAFDAP, encoded by the coding sequence ACCGTGCGGCTGTTCCTGCTGCTGCTGGTGGGGGCGATGGCGGCGGCGGCGGTCACCTTCCTGGCGCTTCAGGTCGGCCACCATCGTGGGCTGAAGCGGGCGCACGAGTTCACCACGGCCGAGCGGATCGGCGACCTGGCCCAGTCGGACGACGATCCGGCCGCGGGCGTGGCCGCCGGCCTGCCCCCGGCGCGGGGCCAGAGGCTGGGACCGCCCGACGCGGCCCTGACCCAGGCGGTGGCGGCGGCGTTGGACCGGCGCGGCGTCAGCGGCGTGACCGTGCGGGCCTATGAGGCGGCGGACGCCGTCTGCGGGGCCGATCCGGGCGAGCGGCTGCGCTGCCGCATCCTGACCCTGACGCCCGACGGCGGCCCGGCCATGGCCCCCGTCGCCGTCAGCCTGCCCGCCGCGCCGCGCCCCTGGAGCCTGGGAGGCGAAAGCGCCGCCCTGCTGGCGGCCGGTCTGGCGGCGGTGATCGCCACGGCCTGGCTGGCGTCGCACCGCGCCGCCGCTCCTCTGGCGCGGCTGTCGGCCGGCGCCCTGGCCCTGGGCCGCGACCTGGACCGGCCGCCCCTGGTGGAGGAAGGCGCGCGCGAGGTGCGCCAGGCGGCGGCGGCCCTGAACGTCATGCAGACCCGGCTGCGGGCCATGATCGCCGAGCGCACCCGGGTCCTGGCCGCCGTGGCCCATGACCTCCAGACCCCGCTGACCCGGATGCGGCTGAGGGTCGAGAAGATCGGCGACGACGGCCTGCGCGCCCAGTTGATCGCCGACCTCGCGGCCATGCAGCATCTGGTGCGCGAGGGGCTGGACCTGGCGCGGATCGAGACGGCGCCCGAACCGGTGGTTCCCGTCGATCTGGACGCCCTGTTGTCGGCCCTGTGCGAGGACGCGGCCGACGCCGGCCAGCCGGTCGTCTTCGCCCAGGGGTGCGGCGCCGTCCTGCCCACCCGCCCCCAGGCCCTGCGCCGCTGCCTGACCAATCTGATCGACAATGCGGTGCGCCACGGCGGGGGCGCGACGGTCTCGGCGATGGTCGAGGGGACGACGACCCGGCTGGCGGTGCGCGACCACGGGCCGGGCGTGCCCGAGGATCGGCTGGAGGCCCTGTTCGAACCCTTCTACCGGCTGGACCCGTCCCGGTCGCGCGACAGCGGCGGCACGGGCCTGGGCCTGACCATCGCCCGGCGCATGGCGGAAGTCGCGGGCGGGCGGCTGACCCTGGCCAACGCCGGGGACGGCGGCCTGGAGGCGGTCGTGGCGTTCGACGCCCCCTGA
- a CDS encoding DUF6456 domain-containing protein produces MSRAVERARDLLVRSGAWLSAEHGVYALRLGADRRGRVSLTLAEPEFRALIDRPGLRRRPQGGWVARPSGCEGPSAPPGRPGVIDGQRTLIDAEGRMIRHAANLGESPIAWLARRRDAAGRPWLTPAEAAAGERLRTEVEQARACPSLTMRWDALPRAGAGSAARIEPGDRALSAGRRVEEALTAVGPRLRPMLTRICVHGDSLKLAETGLGLRRRQGKTLLKQALQALADHYGIG; encoded by the coding sequence ATGAGCCGCGCCGTCGAACGCGCCCGCGACCTGCTGGTCCGGTCCGGCGCCTGGCTGTCGGCCGAACACGGGGTCTATGCGCTGCGGCTGGGCGCCGACCGGCGCGGCCGCGTCAGCCTGACCCTGGCCGAGCCCGAGTTCCGCGCCCTGATCGACCGGCCCGGCCTGCGCCGTCGCCCCCAGGGCGGCTGGGTCGCGCGCCCGTCCGGCTGCGAAGGCCCCTCCGCCCCGCCGGGCCGCCCCGGCGTCATCGACGGCCAGCGCACCCTGATCGACGCAGAGGGCCGCATGATCCGTCACGCCGCCAACCTGGGCGAAAGCCCCATCGCCTGGCTGGCGCGCCGCCGGGACGCCGCCGGCCGACCCTGGCTGACCCCGGCCGAGGCCGCCGCCGGCGAACGCCTGCGCACCGAGGTGGAACAGGCCCGCGCCTGCCCGTCCCTGACCATGCGCTGGGACGCCCTGCCCCGCGCCGGGGCCGGTTCTGCGGCGCGGATCGAGCCCGGCGACCGCGCCCTGTCGGCCGGCCGTCGCGTCGAAGAGGCCCTGACCGCCGTCGGTCCGCGCCTGCGCCCCATGCTGACGCGGATCTGCGTTCACGGCGACAGTCTGAAACTGGCCGAAACCGGCCTGGGCCTGCGCCGCCGCCAGGGCAAGACCCTGCTGAAACAGGCGCTACAGGCCCTGGCGGACCACTATGGGATCGGTTGA
- a CDS encoding glucosamine inositolphosphorylceramide transferase family protein, giving the protein MFDLWRSGFIRRPLADVVDRPPRPDEIVWLPDVGPYAYLADPFAIQRDGGLTVFVEAFDYHLRRGRIRFYRYDADDRLVDQGLALSEPWHLSYPTLIQDGDALYMLPEGYKSGGLILYRCVRFPDQWQAVARLGEAAAIDPTVVRHDGRWWLFYALAGPDDRAMRELHAAWAETLTGPWTPHPGNPVMRGLDVSRPGGTAFVQDGAVHLPVQDCAAAYGVAINLLRIDALSPRTFAASTVRRFEPGDLSPGFSDGLHTLSGLGGVTCIDVKAERRSAVEPWLKASFKLRRLLGVNGPRGRRATGAVAYPEMFTASPGRKED; this is encoded by the coding sequence ATGTTCGACCTGTGGCGTTCCGGTTTCATCCGACGTCCCCTGGCCGATGTCGTGGATCGCCCGCCCCGCCCGGACGAGATCGTCTGGCTGCCGGATGTCGGCCCCTACGCCTATCTGGCCGATCCGTTCGCGATCCAGCGGGACGGCGGGCTGACCGTCTTCGTCGAGGCGTTCGACTATCACCTCCGTCGCGGCCGGATCCGCTTCTATCGGTACGACGCCGATGACCGTCTGGTGGACCAGGGCCTGGCCCTGTCGGAGCCCTGGCACCTGTCCTATCCGACCCTGATCCAGGACGGAGACGCCCTCTATATGCTGCCTGAGGGCTACAAGAGCGGCGGCCTGATCCTGTATCGCTGCGTCCGGTTTCCCGATCAGTGGCAGGCCGTCGCGCGCCTGGGTGAGGCGGCGGCCATCGACCCGACCGTGGTCCGCCACGACGGCCGGTGGTGGCTGTTCTACGCCCTGGCCGGGCCGGACGACCGGGCGATGCGTGAACTCCATGCGGCCTGGGCCGAGACCCTGACCGGTCCCTGGACGCCCCATCCCGGCAATCCGGTGATGCGCGGCCTGGACGTCTCGCGTCCGGGCGGCACGGCCTTCGTGCAGGACGGCGCCGTCCATCTGCCGGTTCAGGATTGCGCCGCCGCCTATGGCGTGGCGATCAATCTGCTGCGGATCGACGCCCTGTCGCCCCGGACGTTCGCGGCCTCGACGGTGCGGCGGTTCGAGCCGGGCGATCTGTCGCCGGGCTTTTCCGACGGGCTGCACACCCTGTCCGGCCTGGGCGGCGTCACCTGTATCGACGTCAAGGCCGAGCGCCGGTCCGCCGTCGAGCCCTGGCTGAAGGCCAGTTTCAAGCTGCGGCGTCTGTTGGGCGTGAACGGCCCGCGCGGGCGGCGCGCCACGGGGGCCGTCGCCTACCCCGAGATGTTCACGGCGTCCCCTGGTCGGAAGGAAGATTGA
- a CDS encoding TonB-dependent siderophore receptor translates to MSLLSSCASLCLLAAANAEAAPVLEAAPEPAEATTVGEIVVLGRRASPHDRTLGVGAVTERMSPSSRSIESDLLHAVGATRLSDALELVSGVSQQNNRGGVMDNFAIRGFLGTPDGGAEYYVDGFLANRGMAPPRDPATAERIEVLKGPAGALFGDIDPAGRINIVSKTPRFTPDAVFTGTVGSFGVRRGELDVTGPLSDSLAGRLVLAGETSSGWRDHVGMDRTSVAPSLTWRPNDALRLTYVGEFTVFSTLFDRGMPAVNGDALALPESNYYGEPSDGPTRFRNERHQITGEYQISDNWSLNGGVAWRGGSLKGLSSDHSRLVGETLTNGTRSPASTRSATTGA, encoded by the coding sequence GTGTCCCTGCTTTCGAGCTGCGCCAGCCTGTGCCTTCTGGCCGCCGCCAACGCCGAAGCCGCCCCTGTTCTGGAAGCGGCGCCGGAACCCGCAGAAGCCACAACGGTGGGCGAGATCGTGGTTCTGGGCCGTCGGGCGTCGCCGCATGACCGTACCCTGGGCGTCGGCGCAGTGACCGAGCGGATGTCGCCGTCCAGCCGGTCGATCGAAAGCGACCTGCTGCACGCCGTCGGCGCCACACGCCTGTCCGACGCCCTGGAGCTGGTCAGCGGCGTCAGCCAGCAGAACAACCGCGGCGGGGTGATGGACAATTTCGCTATCCGCGGCTTCCTGGGCACGCCCGACGGCGGGGCCGAATATTATGTCGACGGCTTCCTGGCCAACCGGGGCATGGCCCCGCCGCGCGACCCGGCCACGGCCGAGCGGATCGAGGTGCTGAAGGGGCCGGCCGGCGCCCTGTTCGGCGACATCGACCCGGCGGGCCGGATCAATATCGTCTCAAAGACCCCGCGTTTCACCCCCGACGCCGTCTTCACCGGCACGGTCGGCTCCTTCGGCGTGCGGCGAGGCGAACTGGACGTGACCGGCCCCCTGTCGGACAGCCTGGCCGGGCGGCTGGTGCTGGCGGGCGAGACCAGCAGCGGCTGGCGCGACCATGTCGGGATGGATCGCACCTCGGTCGCCCCGTCCCTGACCTGGCGGCCCAACGACGCCCTCCGCCTGACCTATGTGGGCGAGTTCACGGTCTTCTCGACCCTGTTCGACCGCGGCATGCCCGCCGTGAACGGCGACGCCCTGGCCCTGCCGGAGTCGAACTACTACGGCGAGCCCAGCGACGGCCCGACGCGGTTCCGCAACGAACGGCACCAGATCACCGGCGAGTACCAGATCAGCGACAACTGGAGCCTGAACGGCGGGGTGGCCTGGCGGGGCGGCTCGCTGAAGGGCCTGTCCAGCGACCATTCGCGCCTGGTCGGCGAGACGCTAACGAACGGCACCAGATCACCGGCGAGTACCAGATCAGCGACAACTGGAGCCTGA
- a CDS encoding helix-turn-helix domain-containing protein, with protein sequence MLEDYRAPVGEEDRTKAGLAVHLVAARTGALPDRMTARGRLDPLSSRARWLAMYLSHIAFGWTLERVGHVFGMNRTTVSAACRWVEDERDSRAIDDLLEQLEACIAGLYDAPRWEMPQ encoded by the coding sequence ATGCTGGAGGATTACAGGGCGCCGGTCGGCGAGGAGGACCGGACCAAGGCCGGGCTGGCGGTGCATCTGGTGGCGGCGCGCACCGGCGCCCTGCCCGACCGGATGACGGCGCGCGGACGGCTCGACCCGCTCAGTTCACGCGCGCGCTGGCTGGCCATGTATCTGTCCCATATCGCTTTCGGCTGGACGCTGGAACGGGTCGGCCATGTGTTCGGCATGAACCGCACGACGGTCAGTGCGGCCTGCCGCTGGGTGGAGGACGAACGCGACAGCCGCGCCATCGACGACCTGCTGGAACAGCTGGAGGCCTGTATCGCGGGCCTGTACGACGCGCCGCGCTGGGAGATGCCGCAATGA
- a CDS encoding SufE family protein produces the protein MTQRTPPTDSLDQTLAELAEDFDLLGDWEQRIEYVIELGKGLAPLDPADCIEANQVPGCAARVWLATQVEGDRLWFAADSDSALSKGNIALLLKLYSGRTPAEILAFDAKAALDRLGLPSALTRQRANGLNSMVGRIREAAQIANGAAG, from the coding sequence ATGACCCAGCGCACGCCCCCGACCGACAGTCTTGACCAGACCCTGGCCGAACTGGCCGAGGATTTCGACCTGCTGGGCGACTGGGAGCAGCGGATCGAATATGTGATCGAACTGGGCAAGGGCCTGGCCCCGCTGGACCCGGCCGACTGTATCGAGGCCAACCAGGTGCCCGGATGCGCCGCCCGGGTCTGGCTGGCGACCCAGGTCGAGGGCGACCGCCTGTGGTTCGCCGCCGACAGCGACAGCGCCCTGTCCAAGGGCAATATCGCTCTGCTGCTCAAACTCTATTCCGGCCGCACCCCGGCCGAGATCCTGGCCTTCGACGCCAAGGCCGCACTGGACCGTCTGGGCCTGCCCTCGGCCCTGACGCGCCAGCGCGCCAACGGCCTGAACAGCATGGTCGGCCGGATTCGAGAGGCGGCCCAGATCGCGAACGGGGCGGCGGGGTGA
- a CDS encoding class I SAM-dependent methyltransferase, which yields MSRLAPGAAPNGARSAKARRIRGLPDRRVMAESYVPALAADGGRILWVGCREYTLDDYAALEANGGEVWTTDIDPSAERWGRKGRHRTGDVCEADALFGDLTFDAVVCNGVLGYGVDSPEQQRRALAALAAVLRPGGRLLLGWNTDKIDDPVAAGLTAPAFAPAPLGDRPTRVGFDAVTHVYDSLIRRA from the coding sequence ATGTCCAGACTGGCCCCCGGGGCCGCCCCCAATGGGGCGCGCTCCGCCAAGGCGCGGCGGATTCGCGGCCTGCCGGATCGGCGTGTGATGGCGGAAAGCTATGTGCCCGCCCTGGCCGCCGACGGCGGACGCATCCTGTGGGTCGGGTGTCGCGAATATACGCTGGACGACTATGCGGCGCTGGAGGCGAACGGCGGCGAGGTCTGGACCACCGACATCGACCCGTCCGCAGAACGCTGGGGCCGCAAGGGCCGCCACCGCACCGGCGACGTCTGCGAGGCCGACGCTCTGTTCGGCGACCTGACGTTCGACGCCGTCGTCTGCAACGGGGTGCTGGGCTATGGGGTGGACAGCCCCGAGCAGCAGCGGCGGGCCCTGGCGGCCCTGGCGGCGGTCTTGCGTCCCGGCGGGCGGCTGTTGCTGGGCTGGAACACCGACAAGATCGACGACCCGGTGGCGGCGGGCCTGACCGCCCCCGCCTTCGCCCCCGCCCCCCTGGGCGATCGGCCGACGCGGGTGGGGTTCGACGCCGTGACCCACGTCTACGACAGTCTGATCCGCCGCGCCTGA
- a CDS encoding TonB-dependent siderophore receptor encodes MSDNWSLNGGVAWRGGSLKGLSSDHSRLVGETLWRQRRGRDFTVEDLSARLELNGVVATGLGVHTLGFGVKAYQLTYGEKWLRINPTAANPYPIDLFNPVYGAVPSPTPLPFTDNLETREVVTLYAQDLWEVNDRLSLVAGLRWDDYSQTIRNNRTGAVGENKDSPVDYRFAARYRLTDALTAHASYGQSFVLNSGTGRTGAGFTPEEGKGYEIGLSGAWERIDLAATVFDIEKTNILTSDPVDANYLAPVGKLTSRGIELDGSVRVGEAWQVVANYAWTDAKADDKAFATDKVLNVPEHSGSLFVVGRFATTHGTDWSMTAGAAYVGDRAATLTTDGVRLPAYWKAKAAVEYGLTPQVTARVEIDNLFDERYAASSYSALWIFPGAPRSLRASLRIAL; translated from the coding sequence ATCAGCGACAACTGGAGCCTGAACGGCGGGGTGGCCTGGCGGGGCGGCTCGCTGAAGGGCCTGTCCAGCGACCATTCGCGCCTGGTCGGCGAGACGCTGTGGCGCCAGCGCCGGGGTCGCGACTTCACCGTCGAGGACCTGTCGGCCCGGCTGGAGCTGAACGGCGTGGTGGCGACCGGCCTGGGCGTGCACACTCTGGGCTTCGGGGTGAAGGCCTATCAGCTGACCTATGGCGAGAAGTGGCTGAGGATCAATCCGACGGCGGCCAACCCCTATCCGATCGACCTGTTCAACCCCGTCTATGGCGCGGTCCCCAGCCCCACGCCCCTGCCCTTCACCGACAATCTGGAAACGCGCGAGGTCGTCACCCTGTACGCCCAGGACCTGTGGGAGGTGAACGACCGCCTCAGCCTGGTCGCGGGCCTGCGCTGGGACGACTACAGCCAGACCATCCGCAACAACCGCACCGGCGCCGTGGGCGAGAACAAGGACAGCCCGGTCGATTATCGCTTCGCCGCCCGCTATCGCCTGACCGACGCCCTGACCGCCCACGCCAGCTATGGCCAGTCCTTCGTGCTGAACTCCGGCACGGGCCGGACCGGCGCCGGCTTCACGCCCGAAGAAGGCAAGGGCTATGAGATCGGCCTGTCCGGCGCCTGGGAGAGAATCGACCTCGCCGCCACCGTCTTCGACATCGAGAAGACCAACATCCTGACCAGCGACCCGGTGGACGCTAACTATCTGGCGCCGGTCGGCAAGCTGACCTCGCGCGGGATCGAGCTGGACGGGTCGGTGCGGGTGGGCGAGGCCTGGCAGGTGGTCGCCAACTACGCCTGGACCGACGCCAAGGCCGACGACAAGGCCTTCGCCACCGACAAGGTCCTGAACGTGCCGGAACACTCCGGCTCGCTGTTCGTGGTCGGTCGTTTCGCCACGACCCACGGCACGGACTGGTCGATGACGGCCGGCGCCGCCTATGTCGGCGACCGGGCCGCGACCCTGACCACCGACGGGGTGCGGCTGCCCGCCTACTGGAAGGCCAAGGCGGCGGTCGAATATGGCCTGACGCCCCAGGTCACGGCGCGGGTCGAGATCGACAACCTGTTCGACGAACGCTACGCCGCCAGTTCCTACAGCGCCCTGTGGATCTTCCCCGGCGCCCCCCGCAGCCTGCGCGCCTCGCTGCGGATCGCGCTCTGA
- the ctrA gene encoding response regulator transcription factor CtrA, with product MRVLLIEDDHATAQSIELMLKSEGFNVYTTDLGEEGIDLGKIYDYDLILLDLNLPDMSGLEVLRQLRVGKINTPVMILSGSHEIETKVKTFGGGADDYLTKPFHKDELIARTHAVVRRSKGHAQAIIHTGEIAVNLDAKTVEVNGHRVHLTGKEYQMLELLSLRKGTTLTKEMFLNHLYGGMDEPELKIIDVFICKLRKKLATAADGKHYIETVWGRGYVLRDPAEGANSVAA from the coding sequence ATGCGCGTCCTGTTGATTGAAGACGATCACGCAACTGCCCAAAGCATCGAATTGATGCTCAAGTCGGAAGGCTTCAATGTCTATACGACCGATCTGGGTGAAGAAGGCATCGATCTGGGTAAGATCTATGACTACGACCTCATTCTGCTTGACCTGAACTTGCCCGACATGAGCGGTCTGGAGGTCCTGCGCCAGCTTCGCGTCGGCAAGATCAATACGCCGGTCATGATCCTGTCGGGCAGCCATGAGATCGAGACCAAGGTCAAGACCTTCGGCGGCGGCGCCGACGACTATCTGACCAAGCCCTTCCACAAGGACGAGCTGATCGCGCGCACCCACGCCGTGGTCCGTCGCTCCAAGGGTCACGCCCAGGCGATCATCCACACCGGCGAGATCGCCGTGAACCTGGACGCCAAGACGGTCGAGGTGAACGGTCACCGCGTCCACCTGACGGGCAAGGAATACCAGATGCTGGAGCTGCTCTCGCTCCGCAAGGGCACCACCCTGACCAAGGAAATGTTCCTGAACCACCTGTACGGCGGCATGGACGAGCCCGAGCTGAAGATCATCGACGTCTTCATCTGCAAGCTGCGCAAGAAGCTGGCCACCGCCGCCGACGGCAAACACTATATCGAGACCGTCTGGGGCCGCGGCTATGTGCTGCGCGACCCGGCCGAAGGCGCCAACAGCGTCGCCGCCTGA